The following coding sequences are from one Tolumonas lignilytica window:
- a CDS encoding glycoside hydrolase family 32 protein, with amino-acid sequence MLAEEYYRPLLHFTPVFGWLNDPNGLVYKDGEYHLFYQYYPCDSVWGPMHWGHAVSHNLLSWTHLPIALAPDELGMCFSGTAAVDRGDKSGLFGGKDGLLAYYTIAAEKMPEDIDFPQSQGLAYSSDNGRHWTKYRGNPVLPNPGLQDFRDPKVFWHEPTQRWIMVVTLGQQVGIYRSTDAKQWQFSSSFGYEQGAHDERAWECPDLFEIKIDGQSESRWILIVGVQRQAYAGGSGTQYFVGQFDGKHFVNENSPETVLWLDYGRDFYATQTWADIPQADGRRIALSWMSCWPYANHIPTQSWRSTMSMPHELVLKQTADGLRLHHAFIRELQTTYSNSHQFSDRHYMAEATAQSTAETALFEIEWTHALRLKLNMTLAADSTVVLTPLQGVRFELSALNDELKLRCLRQGASGDEAYDQHFPHDYSLALGANRSIDLDLLLDRCSVELLLDHGLYSVTNLAFPEQGPEQTLSLHMTAGSMVANAEWHELHQPEQHD; translated from the coding sequence ATGTTAGCCGAAGAATATTATCGTCCATTGTTACATTTTACTCCGGTATTTGGCTGGCTTAATGACCCGAATGGACTGGTTTACAAAGACGGCGAATATCATCTTTTTTATCAGTATTACCCCTGCGATAGCGTTTGGGGGCCGATGCACTGGGGGCATGCGGTCAGCCATAATTTATTGTCATGGACACATCTGCCGATCGCGTTGGCACCCGACGAATTAGGGATGTGTTTTTCCGGTACCGCAGCGGTTGATCGCGGTGATAAATCAGGTTTGTTTGGCGGTAAAGATGGTCTGCTGGCGTATTACACCATTGCCGCTGAAAAAATGCCGGAGGATATCGATTTCCCACAAAGTCAGGGCTTGGCATATAGTTCCGACAACGGGCGTCACTGGACGAAATACCGAGGTAATCCGGTATTGCCGAATCCTGGGTTACAGGATTTTCGTGATCCCAAAGTGTTCTGGCATGAACCGACACAACGCTGGATCATGGTTGTCACGCTGGGCCAGCAGGTCGGTATCTATCGCTCGACAGATGCGAAACAGTGGCAATTCAGTTCCTCATTCGGATACGAACAGGGTGCCCATGACGAGCGCGCCTGGGAATGTCCTGATCTGTTTGAGATCAAGATAGATGGGCAGTCCGAAAGCCGCTGGATCTTGATCGTTGGTGTGCAGCGTCAGGCCTATGCGGGTGGTTCGGGGACACAATATTTCGTCGGTCAGTTCGATGGTAAGCATTTTGTAAATGAAAACAGCCCGGAAACGGTTCTCTGGCTGGATTACGGTCGGGATTTCTATGCCACCCAAACCTGGGCTGATATTCCACAGGCAGATGGACGTCGTATTGCCCTGAGCTGGATGAGTTGTTGGCCTTATGCGAACCATATTCCAACACAAAGCTGGCGTTCTACGATGAGCATGCCGCATGAATTAGTGCTGAAACAGACCGCGGATGGTTTGCGTTTGCATCATGCTTTTATTCGGGAACTCCAAACTACTTATAGCAACAGCCATCAATTCTCAGATCGGCACTATATGGCAGAAGCCACGGCACAATCCACGGCAGAAACCGCCTTATTTGAGATTGAATGGACTCACGCCCTTCGTTTAAAACTCAATATGACCTTAGCGGCTGATTCTACCGTGGTCCTGACACCGTTACAGGGTGTGCGATTTGAACTATCGGCGTTGAATGATGAGCTTAAGTTACGTTGTTTACGCCAGGGGGCAAGTGGCGACGAGGCTTATGACCAGCATTTTCCACATGATTATTCGCTGGCTTTAGGTGCCAATCGTTCGATTGATCTGGATCTGTTATTAGACCGTTGCTCCGTGGAGCTGTTACTCGATCATGGCCTCTATTCCGTGACAAATCTGGCTTTCCCGGAGCAGGGCCCTGAGCAAACATTGAGTCTGCATATGACAGCCGGTTCGATGGTGGCGAATGCTGAATGGCATGAGTTGCACCAGCCCGAGCAACATGACTGA
- the yfcE gene encoding phosphodiesterase, translated as MLSLVIISDIHGCAPALEKVLSQTASFSPDYYLLLGDILNHGPRNPVPQGYAPPQVAELLNSVREKIIAVRGNCDCEVDQMLLQFPCLAPHNQLLLDDRRWFMTHGHVYETNTLPLATGDILLSGHTHLAGIEHDASGIYHINPGSITFPRNGAEASYAVYRQHELTIMGLDTQQILARQHFPLNI; from the coding sequence ATGTTATCCCTCGTTATTATTTCCGATATTCACGGTTGTGCTCCCGCATTAGAAAAAGTGCTCTCGCAGACAGCATCATTTTCTCCGGATTATTATCTGCTATTGGGTGATATTCTGAACCATGGGCCCCGTAATCCTGTGCCGCAAGGGTATGCACCACCGCAAGTGGCTGAATTATTGAATTCCGTTCGTGAAAAGATAATTGCAGTAAGAGGGAACTGCGACTGTGAAGTCGACCAGATGTTATTGCAGTTTCCTTGTCTGGCACCTCATAACCAATTATTGCTGGATGATCGCCGCTGGTTCATGACACATGGTCATGTCTATGAAACGAATACATTACCGTTGGCGACGGGTGATATTTTGTTGAGCGGACATACACACCTTGCTGGGATCGAACACGATGCGAGCGGCATTTATCACATAAACCCCGGTTCTATCACCTTCCCGCGTAATGGTGCTGAAGCCAGTTATGCGGTGTATCGGCAGCATGAATTAACCATTATGGGTTTGGATACGCAACAAATCCTGGCCAGACAGCATTTTCCTCTCAATATATAA
- a CDS encoding FeoC-like transcriptional regulator, with product MILREIAACLQQKQRMTGRELARQFHTSEDAMDAMIGVWMRKGRVRKITAAGCKGSCCGQRSEIFYEWQPEGLIGFIQKN from the coding sequence ATGATCCTGCGTGAAATTGCCGCCTGTTTGCAGCAAAAACAACGTATGACCGGGCGTGAACTCGCCCGTCAGTTTCATACTTCTGAAGATGCTATGGACGCCATGATTGGGGTTTGGATGCGCAAAGGGCGGGTTCGTAAAATAACTGCTGCGGGTTGTAAAGGCTCTTGTTGTGGGCAGCGGAGTGAAATCTTCTATGAATGGCAACCGGAAGGGTTAATCGGTTTTATTCAGAAGAATTGA
- the feoB gene encoding Fe(2+) transporter permease subunit FeoB translates to MSHHVVTVGNPNSGKTSLFNALTGANQQVGNWSGVTVDKKTGQFQFKDDAYELVDLPGIYALESRDSSIDEQIAFRYVMNNKPDLVINVVDASSLERSLLLTLQLRELGLPVLVVLNKYDVLKRRNQSIDTATLSEKLRCPVVALSAYNRKEVLSFKASLPALMAKAQATQPLTLTYNDEIDSLVGHIAGQLAHTHLSARGCALRLLEQDPVVTESMSAQLSDKTSQQIMQLQHMQDLDLALADTRFSYVYHECRPALHQHGKLSQKRSEQLDNLLLNRWLGLPFFLGMMYLMFLFAINLGSAFIDFFDILVGGIFVEGSRVLFEHIGLPEWLIALLSDGFGNGIRTVATFIPVIGFLYMFLAALEASGYLARAAFVVDRLMRYLGLPGKAFVPMLMGFGCSVPAFMATRTLNTERERMLTNAMAPFMSCGARLPVYALFAVAFFPDSGQNIVFALYLFGILAAILTGLLLRNTILPGKSESTIMEMPDYELPRLNYIFLKTWQKLKIFILGAGKVIVLLVAVLSVFNSMGIDGSFGNQNNGKSLLAVAAQKVTPILSPLGIQQDNWQATVGIITGIFAKEAVVGTLNTLYQAQTAGNTLSGSFNLWAKFSEAAATIPANLANINVKDPVGLDIGDVKDQQAEAATQSVDVSTYANMQQHFAGMAGAFAYLLFILLYMPCSAAMGALVRESGRNWALFVAMWCNLLAFAVSTLYFQIATFSNHPTTSLFWVAFYIGGFLLLTFGLRRRGDILLNKRVLI, encoded by the coding sequence ATAGATGAACAGATTGCCTTTCGCTATGTGATGAACAATAAACCGGATTTGGTGATCAACGTGGTTGATGCCAGCAGTCTGGAACGTTCGTTATTGCTGACGTTGCAATTGCGCGAGTTAGGGTTACCGGTGCTGGTGGTGTTGAACAAATATGATGTGCTGAAACGTCGTAACCAGTCGATCGATACCGCCACATTGAGCGAAAAACTGCGGTGTCCGGTAGTCGCATTATCGGCGTATAACCGCAAAGAAGTGCTCTCGTTTAAGGCCTCGTTACCAGCATTGATGGCAAAGGCTCAAGCGACGCAACCACTGACACTGACATATAACGATGAGATTGATTCGTTGGTCGGTCACATTGCTGGGCAGCTTGCGCATACACATTTGTCGGCACGGGGCTGTGCCTTGCGCCTGCTGGAGCAGGATCCGGTGGTGACAGAGTCGATGTCAGCGCAACTTTCTGACAAGACATCACAGCAAATCATGCAATTACAGCATATGCAGGATCTGGATCTGGCGCTCGCCGATACCCGTTTCAGTTATGTGTACCATGAGTGTCGCCCGGCATTACATCAGCATGGAAAATTGAGCCAAAAACGCAGTGAACAACTGGATAATCTGCTGCTGAATCGTTGGTTAGGTTTGCCGTTTTTCCTGGGCATGATGTATCTGATGTTTCTGTTTGCCATCAATCTCGGCAGTGCGTTCATTGATTTCTTTGACATTCTCGTTGGCGGTATCTTTGTTGAAGGCTCGCGGGTCTTGTTTGAACATATCGGCTTACCCGAATGGCTGATCGCCTTGCTATCTGACGGGTTTGGCAATGGTATCCGTACCGTCGCCACGTTTATTCCTGTCATCGGCTTCCTTTATATGTTTCTGGCGGCGCTGGAAGCCTCCGGTTATCTGGCTCGGGCGGCGTTTGTGGTCGATCGGTTAATGCGCTATCTCGGGTTGCCCGGTAAAGCGTTTGTACCGATGTTGATGGGGTTTGGCTGTTCCGTACCGGCATTCATGGCAACACGCACCCTGAATACCGAACGTGAACGCATGCTGACGAATGCCATGGCGCCGTTTATGTCTTGTGGTGCCCGTTTACCGGTATATGCCTTATTTGCGGTCGCATTCTTCCCTGATTCAGGTCAGAACATCGTTTTCGCACTCTATCTGTTCGGCATTCTGGCGGCGATATTGACCGGGTTGTTGTTGCGAAACACCATTCTGCCGGGAAAAAGTGAATCAACGATCATGGAAATGCCAGACTATGAATTACCGCGTCTGAACTATATCTTTCTGAAAACCTGGCAAAAACTGAAGATTTTCATTCTCGGGGCTGGAAAGGTCATCGTGTTGCTGGTTGCGGTACTGAGTGTCTTTAACTCTATGGGTATTGATGGTTCATTCGGCAATCAAAATAATGGCAAATCACTGTTGGCGGTGGCTGCACAAAAGGTCACCCCGATCTTGTCACCACTTGGTATTCAGCAAGACAACTGGCAGGCAACAGTCGGGATCATCACCGGGATTTTTGCCAAAGAAGCCGTCGTTGGTACATTGAATACGCTTTATCAGGCGCAGACGGCTGGAAACACACTGTCTGGCAGCTTTAATTTATGGGCTAAGTTCTCTGAAGCAGCAGCAACCATTCCGGCAAATCTGGCCAACATCAATGTGAAAGATCCGGTGGGTCTGGATATCGGCGATGTGAAAGATCAGCAGGCAGAAGCGGCGACGCAATCGGTGGATGTCTCGACTTATGCCAATATGCAGCAACATTTCGCCGGTATGGCGGGTGCCTTTGCCTATCTGTTATTCATCTTGCTGTATATGCCTTGTTCTGCGGCAATGGGCGCGTTAGTCCGTGAATCAGGACGTAACTGGGCTCTCTTTGTTGCGATGTGGTGCAACCTGTTGGCCTTTGCTGTTTCCACGCTCTATTTTCAGATAGCGACGTTTAGCAATCACCCGACCACCAGCTTGTTCTGGGTTGCGTTCTACATCGGTGGTTTCCTGCTACTGACGTTCGGCTTACGACGTCGGGGCGATATTCTGCTGAATAAGAGGGTATTGATATGA